A genomic window from Rhinatrema bivittatum unplaced genomic scaffold, aRhiBiv1.1, whole genome shotgun sequence includes:
- the LOC115081590 gene encoding E3 ubiquitin-protein ligase TRIM41-like, which produces MAAATPTESLRDEASCPICLDYFTDPVTLDCGHNFCRSCITQTWEGRDTNFPCPQCRKTSQNRNLRPNRKLANMTEMVKKLSQSSVRQKEENLCEEHEEKLKLFCEEDQRAICVICRESRDHRSHTVTPIQEAVQEYKNKIQIHLEPLRKELEDLLKLKSSEERKAEELRSQTEIKRRRVESDFEEIQQFLTKEKRILLSSLEEEENKILQRIGENVTRLEEQSSSIKLLISEIEEKSQQPAAELLKDVKDTLSRTGVVDGMWQICSACDSGS; this is translated from the exons ATGGCTGCTGCAACCCCCACTGAGAGTCTGCGAGATGAAGCTTCCTGCCCCATCTGTTTGGATTATTTTACAGATCCGGTGACCTTAGACTGTGGACACAACTTCTGCCGCTCCTGTATCACTCAGacctgggaggggagagacacaAACTTCCCCTGTCCCCAGTGCAGGAAAACCTCCCAGAATAGGAACCTCAGGCCTAACAGGAAGCTGGCAAATATGACAGAAATGGTGAAAAAGCTTTCTCAGAGCTCAGTGAGACAGAAAGAGGAGAATCTGTGTGAGGAGCACGAGGAGAAGCTGAAGCTGTTCTGTGAAGAGGATCAGAGAGCAATCTGTGTTATTTGTAGAGAGTCCCGGgaccacagatctcacactgtgacccccatacaggaggctgtgcaggaatacaag aataaaatccaaatacacttggAGCCTCTGAGAAAGGAGCTGGAAGATCTTCTGAAGCTTAAATCCAGTGAGGAGAGGAAAGCTGAGGAGCTGAGG AGCCAGACAGAGATCAAGAGACGGAGGGTTGAGTCTGACTTTGAGGAAATACAGCAGTTTCTGACTAAGGAGAAGCGAATCCTTCTCTCCAgcctggaggaggaagagaataaGATTCTGCAGAGAATCGGGGAAAATGTGACCCGGCTAGAAGAGCAAAGCTCCTCCATCAAGCTCCTGATCTCCGAGATAGAGGAGAAGAGTCAGCAGCCAGCGGCAGAGTTACTGAAG